One Miscanthus floridulus cultivar M001 chromosome 11, ASM1932011v1, whole genome shotgun sequence DNA window includes the following coding sequences:
- the LOC136491463 gene encoding probable LRR receptor-like serine/threonine-protein kinase At1g56130 isoform X1 yields MRKPRLSGCRLLHGCVSLSPVLLFLLLLLPSSWMAAAQAQQAPQTDPVEAAAVNAILSKLGLSAPPSWNISGNPCSGAATDDTSIDDNPAFNPAIKCDCSDRNNTLCHVTRLKINTLDVFGPIPEELRNLTHLVKLDFRKNYFYGPLPAFIGELTALESMTVGINALSGPVPKELGNLTNLLSLALGSNNFNGTLPDELGKLTKLRQIYIDSNDFSGPLPSTLSQLKNLSILWASDNNFSGQIPDYLGSLTNLTQLRLQGNSFQGPIPSCYDWESISPKEPWLSCLVT; encoded by the exons ATGAGGAAGCCCAGGCTGAGCGGTTGCCGTCTCCTCCATGGCTGTGTCTCCCTCTCCCCTGTGCTGCTgttcttgctgctgctgcttccgaGTTCTTGGATGGCGGCTGCGCAGGCTCAGCAGGCGCCCCAGACTGATCCGGTTGAAG CGGCGGCGGTGAACGCGATCCTGAGCAAGCTGGggctgagcgcgccgccgtcctgGAACATCAGCGGGAACCCCTGCAGCGGCGCGGCGACGGACGACACGTCCATCGACGACAACCCGGCGTTCAACCCGGCCATCAAGTGCGACTGCTCCGACCGCAACAACACGCTCTGCCATGTCACCAGGCT GAAGATAAACACGCTGGACGTGTTTGGCCCCATACCAGAGGAGCTGCGGAACCTCACTCACCTCGTTAAGCT GGACTTCAGGAAAAATTACTTCTATGGGCCACTACCAGCATTCATAGGAGAGCTAACTGCTCTGGAATCAAT GACTGTGGGAATCAATGCACTATCTGGACCTGTCCCAAAGGAGCTTGGAAATCTTACCAACCTCTTATCACT GGCATTGGGCTCAAATAATTTTAACGGCACACTTCCTGACGAGCTGGGGAAACTGACAAAACTTCGACAGAT ATACATTGATAGTAACGACTTCAGTGGTCCTCTACCATCGACATTGTCCCAACTGAAGAACCTGTCAATCTT GTGGGCATCAGACAATAATTTCAGTGGGCAGATTCCTGATTATCTCGGGAGTTTGACTAACTTGACCCAACT GAGGCTCCAAGGGAATTCTTTTCAAGGCCCCATTCCCTCATGTTATGACTGGGAAAGTATATCACCGAAGGAACCGTGGCTGAGCTGCCTAGTCACGTGA
- the LOC136491463 gene encoding probable LRR receptor-like serine/threonine-protein kinase At1g56130 isoform X2: MRKPRLSGCRLLHGCVSLSPVLLFLLLLLPSSWMAAAQAQQAPQTDPVEAAAVNAILSKLGLSAPPSWNISGNPCSGAATDDTSIDDNPAFNPAIKCDCSDRNNTLCHVTRLKINTLDVFGPIPEELRNLTHLVKLKNYFYGPLPAFIGELTALESMTVGINALSGPVPKELGNLTNLLSLALGSNNFNGTLPDELGKLTKLRQIYIDSNDFSGPLPSTLSQLKNLSILWASDNNFSGQIPDYLGSLTNLTQLRLQGNSFQGPIPSCYDWESISPKEPWLSCLVT; the protein is encoded by the exons ATGAGGAAGCCCAGGCTGAGCGGTTGCCGTCTCCTCCATGGCTGTGTCTCCCTCTCCCCTGTGCTGCTgttcttgctgctgctgcttccgaGTTCTTGGATGGCGGCTGCGCAGGCTCAGCAGGCGCCCCAGACTGATCCGGTTGAAG CGGCGGCGGTGAACGCGATCCTGAGCAAGCTGGggctgagcgcgccgccgtcctgGAACATCAGCGGGAACCCCTGCAGCGGCGCGGCGACGGACGACACGTCCATCGACGACAACCCGGCGTTCAACCCGGCCATCAAGTGCGACTGCTCCGACCGCAACAACACGCTCTGCCATGTCACCAGGCT GAAGATAAACACGCTGGACGTGTTTGGCCCCATACCAGAGGAGCTGCGGAACCTCACTCACCTCGTTAAGCT GAAAAATTACTTCTATGGGCCACTACCAGCATTCATAGGAGAGCTAACTGCTCTGGAATCAAT GACTGTGGGAATCAATGCACTATCTGGACCTGTCCCAAAGGAGCTTGGAAATCTTACCAACCTCTTATCACT GGCATTGGGCTCAAATAATTTTAACGGCACACTTCCTGACGAGCTGGGGAAACTGACAAAACTTCGACAGAT ATACATTGATAGTAACGACTTCAGTGGTCCTCTACCATCGACATTGTCCCAACTGAAGAACCTGTCAATCTT GTGGGCATCAGACAATAATTTCAGTGGGCAGATTCCTGATTATCTCGGGAGTTTGACTAACTTGACCCAACT GAGGCTCCAAGGGAATTCTTTTCAAGGCCCCATTCCCTCATGTTATGACTGGGAAAGTATATCACCGAAGGAACCGTGGCTGAGCTGCCTAGTCACGTGA
- the LOC136493724 gene encoding uncharacterized protein, with protein sequence MAGAAAGAEAVERAHGLYRGGRHREALELYSAALAAARGPAQRIALHSNRAACYLKLHDFHKAAQECTSVLELDTEHAGALMLRAQTLVTLKDYQSALFDVNRLIEINPSYEVYQNLQARLKTQLSLAPIPECEEESLCLEEEKEELPPKGQKTQTSIAKPDEPATELAVKNKPSTGPILDRKPTTESQKAEVPSALPSKPQGWEAIPKPKGHSGLDYSKWDKVEDDSSEDDDDEEEDELPQYKFKVRTVGVRSVK encoded by the exons ATGGCGGGGGCTGCCGCGGGCGCGGAGGCGGTGGAGAGGGCGCACGGGCTCTACCGGGGCGGCCGCCACCGGGAGGCGCTGGAGCTCTACTCCGCCgcgctggcggcggcgcggggccCCGCGCAGCGCATCGCGCTCCACAGCAACCGCGCCGCCTGCTACCTCAAGCTCCACGACTTCCACAAG GCAGCACAAGAGTGTACATCTGTCCTTGAGTTGGATACGGAGCATGCCGGAGCTCTGATGTTACGTGCACAGACTCTCGTTACTCTGAAAGATTATCAGTCAGCTCTATTTGATGTCAACAGGCTCATCGAGATAAATCCGTCGTATGAAGTATACCAGAACCTGCAGGCACGATTGAAGACACAGCTA TCACTAGCCCCAATTCCTGAGTGTGAAGAGGAGTCTCTTTGTCTtgaagaagaaaaggaagaactTCCTCCAAAAGGTCAGAAGACTCAGACTTCTATCGCTAAGCCTGATGAACCTGCAACTGAACTGGCTGTCAAGAACAAACCTTCAACTGGACCGATTCTCGATAGAAAACCTACAACTGAATCTCAAAAGGCTGAGGTTCCATCCGCTCTGCCTTCAAAACCCCAGGGATGGGAGGCCATCCCAAAACCAAAGGGCCACTCAGGCCTTGATTACTCAAAATGGGACAAAGTTGAAGACGATTCAAGCGAAGATgacgacgatgaagaagaagatgagctgcCACAGTACAAGTTTAAAGTCAGAACTGTTGGTGTGCGGTCTGTAAAGTGA
- the LOC136491462 gene encoding probable LRR receptor-like serine/threonine-protein kinase At1g56140, which produces MTSLGELVLRNTKISDTLASVDFSKFVNLYLLDLSFNNITGQIPQSILNLLSLSYLFLGNNSLSGSLPATKSPLLTNLDFSYNHISGNFPSWATEKNLQLNLVANDFVMDSSNNSVLPWGLDCLQRSTPCFLGSPKSASLAADSGGSRAISGSDNSIYQADNANLRAASYYVAGAPTWGVSSVGLFLDADAPNGSYIIYCSRQFENTLDSALFQTARMSPSSLRYYGIGLENGNYTVTLQFADAEVDFPDMQSWRSRGRRVFDIYVQGERKEQNFDIRKAAGGKSFTAVKKQYVVPVTKNFLEIHLFWAGKGTCCIPYKGYYGPAISALSATPNFIPTVRSSADSKSSRKTGVIVGVVVGVSVFALIALAGIFLWCQKRRKLLLELEELYTIVGRPNVFSYSELRSATENFSSSNLLGEGGYGSVYKGKLSDGRVVAVKQLSQSSNQGKMQFAAEIETISRVQHRNLVRLYGCCLESKTPLLVYEYLENGSLDHALFGKGSLNLDWPTRFEICLGIARGIAYLHEESTVRIVHRDIKASNVLIDADLNPKISDFGLAKLYDDKKTHVSTKVAGTFGYLAPEYAMRGHMTEKVDVFAFGVVALEIVAGESNYQNTMEEDRTYIFERVWELYENGRPLEFVDPKLTEYDGYEVLRVIRVALHCTQGSPHKRPSMSRVVAMLTGDADTTEDVAKPSYITEWQVKVADVSGSFTSSQVGSSSSGGGVQASPEPGDLTPVVPSPLFTSIIDEGR; this is translated from the exons ATGACATCTTTGGGTGAACT AGTGCTGAGGAATACGAAGATATCTGATACACTAGCATCAGTAGACTTCTCCAAATTTGTAAATTTATACTTATT GGACCTGAGTTTCAACAATATCACAGGACAAATTCCTCAATCAATTTTGAATCTTCTGTCTCTTagttattt ATTTCTAGGGAATAATAGCCTTTCAGGAAGTCTGCCTGCCACAAAAAGTCCCTTACTGACCAATCT AGATTTTTCATACAACCATATCTCAGGAAACTTTCCTTCTTGGGCTACTGAGAAAAATTTGCAATT GAATTTGGTGGCAAACGACTTTGTGATGGATAGCTCCAATAACAG TGTTTTGCCATGGGGATTGGACTGTCTTCAGCGTAGCACTCCCTGTTTCCTCGGTTCTCCAAAGT CTGCCTCCCTTGCGGCGGACTCTGGTGGTAGTAGAGCAATATCAGGTTCAGATAATTCCATCTATCAGGCTGACAATGCCAACCTTAGAGCCGCATCATACTACGTTGCGGGTGCACCTACATGGGGTGTTAGCAGCGTGGGACTATTCTTGGATgcagatgcacccaatggaagttACATCATCTACTGTTCACGCCAGTTCGAGAACACCCTAGACTCTGCACTCTTCCAAACAGCAAGGATGTCACCATCATCTCTGAGATACTATGGCATTGGACTTGAGAATGGAAATTACACAGTCACACTTCAATTTGCAGATGCAGAGGTTGACTTTCCAGACATGCAGTCTTGGAGAAGCAGAGGGAGGAGGGTTTTCGATATCTATGTCCAG GGAGAGCGCAAGGAGCAGAACTTTGACATTAGAAAGGCAGCAGGAGGGAAATCTTTTACTGCTGTTAAGAAGCAGTATGTTGTTCCAGTAACCAAAAACTTCCTTGAGATTCATCTCTTCTGGGCTGGCAAGGGCACTTGTTGCATTCCTTATAAGGGATACTATGGTCCTGCAATATCAGCCCTGAGTGCAACTCCAA ATTTCATCCCTACAGTGCGTAGTTCTGCAGACAGCAAGAGCAGCCGTAAAACTGGTGTGATTGTTGGAGTTGTAGTTGGTGTTTCAGTTTTTGCATTGATCGCACTGGCCGGAATCTTCTTATGGTGTCAGAAAAGGAGAAAGCTATTGTTAGAGCTAGAAG AATTGTATACAATAGTTGGAAGGCCAAATGTCTTCAGTTACAGTGAGCTCAGGTCAGCTACAGAAAACTTTTCTTCTAGTAATCtacttggtgaaggaggatatgGATCAGTTTACAAG GGTAAGTTGAGTGATGGAAGAGTGGTGGCAGTGAAGCAGCTCTCCCAATCCTCTAATCAGGGAAAGATGCAGTTTGCTGCAGAAATAGAAACCATCTCTCGAGTGCAGCACCGTAACCTCGTGAGGTTGTATGGCTGCTGCCTTGAGAGCAAGACACCACTGTTGGTCTATGAGTACCTGGAGAACGGAAGCCTCGATCATGCGTTGTTTG GAAAGGGAAGCTTGAATCTAGACTGGCCAACACGATTTGAGATATGTTTGGGCATAGCAAGAGGTATAGCTTATCTCCACGAGGAGTCGACCGTCCGCATTGTGCACAGGGACATAAAGGCCAGTAATGTGTTGATCGATGCCGATCTTAACCCTAAGATCTCTGATTTTGGCCTTGCCAAGCTCTACGATGACAAAAAGACTCACGTCAGCACAAAAGTTGCCGGCACGTT TGGTTATCTCGCACCTGAGTACGCCATGAGAGGGCATATGACCGAGAAGGTTGACGTGTTTGCGTTTGGCGTGGTCGCGTTGGAGATTGTTGCTGGTGAATCAAACTATCAGAATACGATGGAGGAAGACAGGACCTATATATTTGAAAGG GTGTGGGAACTGTACGAGAACGGGCGGCCGCTGGAGTTCGTGGACCCGAAGCTGACGGAGTACGACGGGTACGAGGTGCTGCGGGTGATCCGCGTGGCGCTCCACTGCACGCAGGGCTCGCCCCACAAGCGGCCGTCCATGTCGAGGGTGGTGGCCATGCTCACCGGGGACGCCGACACGACCGAGGACGTGGCGAAGCCGAGCTACATCACGGAGTGGCAGGTGAAGGTGGCCGACGTCAGCGGCAGCTTCACGAGCAGCCAGGTGGGGTCGTCGTCGTCCGGCGGCGGCGTCCAGGCGAGCCCGGAGCCCGGGGACCTGACGCCCGTGGTCCCGTCGCCGCTCTTCACCTCCATCATCGATGAGGGCAGGTGA